One stretch of Miscanthus floridulus cultivar M001 chromosome 18, ASM1932011v1, whole genome shotgun sequence DNA includes these proteins:
- the LOC136524580 gene encoding uncharacterized protein, translating into MASWEELARNFLLEEEEEDEELFFILLPAVMPFLDEEKTPEHTSSLPGAKKVKEILEGHENWCKEEFRMEAEIFRAIANFLRAENLLRDTRGMKIEEQLGLFMFMLSHNASTERLKKEFQHSGETVHRKIYDVFNIIPTLTPKFIRLLNPSHTHMKITCDPRFMPFFQPSPFIPIAAPAAPAALAALAAPAALVAPVAVSDSTSPGATFDGLDVSSARNEAQSAPSNQDSVQGTSGGRKRKQSHIGAAIDGFVQFKKMQISKTMEALNEKKKQDEAFSVDKCLDEVDAMELTDVKKAYAMNIFKSEIDRKCYL; encoded by the exons ATGGCTTCTTGGGAAGAGCTTGCTAGAAATTTTTtgttggaagaggaagaagaagatgaggagctaTTCTTTATTCTTCTCCCTGCTGTAATGCCCTTTCTCGACGAAGAGAAAACACCTGAGCATACCTCTTCTCTTCCTGGTGCTAAAAAGGTTAAAGAGATTCTCGAAGGACACGAGAATTGGTGCAAGGAAGAATTTAGGATGGAGGCTGAAATATTTAGAGCTATAGCAAACTTTCTCAGGGCCGAGAACTTGCTGCGTGACACACGTGGTATGAAGATTGAGGAGCAACTTGGTCTTTTTATGTTCATGCTCTCTCATAATGCAAGCACAGAGAGGCTAAAGAAGGAGTTTCAACATAGTGGTGAGACAGTGCATAGGAAAATATATGATGTCTTCAATATCATTCCAACATTAACCCCAAAATTCATCAGACTTCTGAATCCAAGCCACACACACATGAAGATTACATGTGACCCTAGATTTATGCCATTCTTTCAG CCTTCTCCTTTTATTCCTATTGCTGCTCCAGCTGCTCCGGCTGCTCTGGCTGCTCTGGCTGCTCCAGCTGCTCTAGTTGCTCCTGTTGCAGTGTCTGATAGCACAAGTCCAGGTGCTACTTTTGATGGGCTAGACGTCTCAAGTGCACGCAATGAAGCTCAGTCTGCACCTTCCAATCAAGATTCTGTGCAAGGAACGAGTGGTGGGAGAAAGCGTAAGCAAAGTCACATTGGTGCTGCTATTGATGGTTTTGTGCAGTTTAAGAAGATGCAAATAAGTAAAACAATGGAAGCACTCAATGAAAAGAAGAAACAAGACGAAGCATTTTCAGTCGACAAGTGTCTCGATGAAGTTGATGCAATGGAACTTACTGATGTGAAGAAGGCGTATGCTATGAATATCTTCAAATCTGAGATAGATAGGAAG TGCTATTTGTAG